Proteins co-encoded in one Arachis hypogaea cultivar Tifrunner chromosome 13, arahy.Tifrunner.gnm2.J5K5, whole genome shotgun sequence genomic window:
- the LOC112792478 gene encoding IAA-alanine resistance protein 1 — protein MALLHSLLFAALTLLFSLDLATAHQHHPHSHSSASFCTHGHDHDHAHHNHKLPEELAEEEDMKLYGFGYPHDHGHDHGRHHHHHGHLHHHHIEVTELSGLGLWLNALGCSFLVSMASLVCLIILPLIFLQGKPSKAVVDSLALFGAGAMLGDAFLHQLPHAFGGEHSHSHGDHDHDDSSSHGHGHGHAHSIADLSTGMSILAGIALFLLVEKVVRYVEENSGGASSWTHGHHHHNHNSKKKLKDDSNSNTKEEKFLDEGKDSKQVSNDLKEDNPAQSESSLRKRTGGKATKGKGDNVKASAVGSSTTKSSDVKEPIRQPSSLVFGYLNLFSDGVHNFTDGMALGSAFLLYGSVGGWSRTLFLLAHELPQEVGDFGILIRSGFSIPKALFFNFLSALVALAGTALALLWGKDPGQSSLIEGFTAGGFIYIAIAGVLAEMNNNGKTTLRSTAVQIISLAMGMAVALVISLVE, from the exons ATGGCATTGCTTCACTCATTACTCTTTGCGGCTCtcactcttctcttttctttggatCTGGCTACTGCGCATCAGCATCACCCTCACTCCCATTCTTCCGCCTCCTTCTGTACCCATGGCCATGACCATGACCATGCTCATCATAACCACAAGCTTCCCGAGGAGTTGGCGGAGGAGGAAGATATGAAGCTTTATGGCTTTGGGTATCCTCATGACCATGGCCATGATCATGgccgtcatcatcatcatcatgggcATCTGCACCACCACCATATTGAGGTCACAGAGCTATCTGGTTTAG GCCTTTGGTTGAATGCGCTGGGCTGTTCATTTCTCGTGAGCATGGCTTCCCTTGTCTGCCTCATTATCCTCCCTTTAATCTTTT TGCAAGGGAAACCATCCAAGGCCGTTGTTGATTCTTTGGCTTTATTCGGG GCGGGAGCTATGTTGGGGGATGCCTTTCTTCACCAGTTACCGCACGCATTTG GTGGTGAACACTCCCATTCTCATGGGGATCATGATCATGATGATAGTTCTAGCCATGGCCATGGACATGGACATGCACATTCTATAGCTGATCTTTCTACAGGAATGTCCATCCTAG CTGGAATTGCACTCTTTCTTCTTGTGGAGAAAGTAGTGAGATATGTTGAAGAAAACTCTGGAGGAGCTAGTTCATGGACACATGGACACCACCACCAtaatcacaacagtaagaaaaAGTTGAAGGATGATAGCAACTCAAATACAAAAGAAGAGAAATTTCTAGATGAAGGAAAAGATTCCAAACAGGTATCCAATGACTTGAAAGAAGATAATCCAGCTCAATCTGAATCATCACTAAGAAAG AGAACTGGTGGCAAAGCAACCAAAGGCAAAGGCGACAATGTCAAGGCTAGTGCTGTAGGTAGCTCCACAACCAAATCCTCAGATGTTAAGGAACCCATTAGACAACCATCAAGTCTTGTGTTTGGCTATCTCAATCTGTTCTCTGATGGAGTT CATAATTTCACCGATGGAATGGCACTAGGAAGTGCATTCTTGCTTTATGGATCTGTTGGCGGTTGGTCTAGAACTCTGTTTTTGCTTGCACATGAGCTTCCTCAAGAG GTTGGTGATTTTGGCATTCTAATAAGATCTGGTTTCAGCATACCAAAAGCTTTGTTCTTCAACTTTCTATCAGCACTTGTAGCACTTGCAGGAACTGCATTG GCTCTTCTCTGGGGGAAAGATCCTGGACAGTCATCTCTGATTGAG GGATTTACAGCAGGTGGATTTATATATATTGCAATAGCTGGTGTGCTTGCAGAAATGAATAACAATGGGAAAACAACATTGAGAAGTACAGCAGTCCAAATTATCTCGCTGGCAATGGGAATGGCTGTTGCCCTTGTTATTTCCCTTGTAGAATGA
- the LOC112792481 gene encoding oxoglutarate-dependent flavonoid 7-O-demethylase 1 — MEATSILVPCVQELAKEPLTTVPHQYIRPDQDPPLLSTTISEPLPQVPVIDLSKLLSQDLKQSELQKLLHACKEWGFFQLVNHGVSTSLVKNVKTGAKQFFDLPMEDKNKFWQTEGDIQGFGQSFVVSKAQKLDWADRFYMITLPSHIRKPHLFPNIPLPFRDDLDTYSAELENLSIQILELMANALAIDPKEIKEPFKEGTQTMRINYYPPCPQPELVIGLSTHSDAGGITILLQVDDVEGLQIRKDGMWIPVMPLPDAFIINIGDTLEMITNGIFQSVEHRATVNSKKERMSIATFYSPNRGAMIAPAPSLVTTERPVQFKCMSVMEYFRWYLSRQLGGKSHLDELRIHHENH; from the exons ATGGAAGCAACATCTATTCTTGTGCCTTGTGTGCAAGAGCTAGCAAAAGAGCCATTGACCACTGTTCCACATCAATATATTCGTCCAGATCAAGACCCTCCGCTATTATCTACCACCATTAGTGAGCCTTTGCCTCAAGTTCCAGTGATTGACCTCTCCAAATTGTTGTCCCAAGATCTCAAGCAATCTGAGCTGCAGAAACTGCTTCATGCCTGCAAAGAATGGGGCTTCTTTCAG TTGGTTAATCATGGAGTGAGCACTTCATTGGTGAAAAATGTGAAAACTGGTGCTAAACAATTCTTTGATCTTCCAATGGAAGACAAGAACAAGTTTTGGCAGACTGAAGGAGATATACAGGgatttggtcagtcctttgttgTATCTAAGGCACAGAAACTAGATTGGGCAGATAGATTTTACATGATCACACTCCCATCTCACATCAGGAAACCCCATTTGTTCCCCAATATCCCCCTCCCATTCAG AGATGATTTAGACACATATTCTGCAGAACTGGAAAACCTTTCCATCCAAATCCTGGAGCTTATGGCAAATGCTCTTGCAATAGAccccaaggaaattaaagagcCATTTAAGGAAGGTACACAAACAATGAGGATCAATTATTATCCTCCATGCCCTCAACCAGAACTTGTGATTGGCCTGAGCACTCATTCTGATGCTGGTGGCATCACAATCCTACTCCAAGTTGATGATGTAGAAGGCCTTCAAATAAGAAAAGATGGCATGTGGATTCCTGTTATGCCACTCCCTGATGCGTTCATCATCAACATTGGAGACACTTTAGAG ATGATAACTAACGGGATTTTCCAGAGCGTTGAGCATCGAGCAACAGTTAATTCAAAGAAGGAGAGGATGTCTATAGCTACCTTTTACAGCCCTAACAGGGGGGCAATGATAGCTCCGGCGCCAAGCCTTGTTACCACAGAAAGACCAGTGCAGTTTAAGTGTATGAGTGTAATGGAATACTTTAGATGGTACTTGTCACGACAACTTGGTGGGAAATCACACCTTGATGAACTCAGGATACACCatgaaaatcattaa
- the LOC112792480 gene encoding oxoglutarate-dependent flavonoid 7-O-demethylase 1 isoform X2, producing MEAASGLVPSVQEIAKEALAQVPHRYVRHQHDRPIFTTSTNPHDLPQVPVIDMAKLLSQHHREPELQKLHYACKDWGFFQLINHGVDTSLLENVKKGAQDFFNQPVEEKRRFGQIDGDVQGYGQAFVVSDEQKLDWADMFFMFTLPHQIRKPHLFPKIPLPFRDYLEDYCGEMEKLAVKMLGLMADDLSIDPMEIRDMLGEAEQSLRMNYYPPCPQPELAMGLSSHSDGGGLTILLQANQVEGLQIKKDGLWIPIITNGIYSSVEHRATVNSEKERLSIATFYNPALDAIIGPAPSLVTPETPAAFKRIAAGEYFKGYLSQELRGKSFLDSIRIPTGK from the exons ATGGAAGCAGCATCTGGTTTAGTTCCCTCTGTGCAGGAAATAGCAAAGGAGGCATTAGCACAAGTTCCACACCGTTATGTTCGTCATCAGCATGACCGTCCAATCTTCACCACCTCCACTAATCCTCATGATTTGCCTCAAGTTCCAGTCATTGACATGGCCAAATTGTTGTCACAACATCACAGGGAACCTGAACTGCAGAAACTGCACTATGCTTGCAAAGACTGGGGATTCTTTCAG ctgATTAATCACGGAGTGGACACTTCATTATTGGAGAATGTGAAGAAAGGTGCTCAAGATTTCTTCAATCAGCCAGTGGAAGAGAAGAGGAGGTTTGGGCAGATAGATGGAGATGTGCAGGGATATGGTCAGGCCTTTGTAGTCTCTGATGAACAGAAACTAGACTGGGCTGACATGTTCTTCATGTTCACCCTGCCACATCAGATCAGAAAGCCCCACTTGTTCCCAAAGATTCCCCTACCATTCAG AGATTATTTGGAAGACTATTGCGGAGAAATGGAAAAGCTTGCAGTGAAAATGCTTGGCCTTATGGCTGATGATCTTTCTATAGACCCCATGGAAATAAGGGACATGTTAGGTGAAGCTGAGCAATCACTAAGGATGAACTATTACCCGCCGTGTCCGCAGCCGGAGCTTGCGATGGGACTGAGTTCTCATTCTGATGGTGGTGGCCTCACCATACTTCTTCAAGCCAATCAAGTTGAAGGCCTCCAAATTAAAAAAGATGGACTCTGGATTCCT ATCATAACGAATGGAATCTATAGCAGTGTTGAACATCGAGCAACGGTTAACTCAGAAAAGGAGAGGCTTTCCATAGCAACATTTTACAACCCTGCTTTAGATGCTATTATTGGTCCTGCACCAAGCCTTGTTACTCCTGAAACACCGGCAGCGTTCAAGAGAATCGCCGCCGGGGAGTACTTCAAAGGATACCTCTCACAAGAACTGCGTGGGAAATCATTCCTTGATAGCATTAGGATCCCAACTGGAAAGTGA
- the LOC112792480 gene encoding oxoglutarate-dependent flavonoid 7-O-demethylase 1 isoform X1, producing MEAASGLVPSVQEIAKEALAQVPHRYVRHQHDRPIFTTSTNPHDLPQVPVIDMAKLLSQHHREPELQKLHYACKDWGFFQLINHGVDTSLLENVKKGAQDFFNQPVEEKRRFGQIDGDVQGYGQAFVVSDEQKLDWADMFFMFTLPHQIRKPHLFPKIPLPFRDYLEDYCGEMEKLAVKMLGLMADDLSIDPMEIRDMLGEAEQSLRMNYYPPCPQPELAMGLSSHSDGGGLTILLQANQVEGLQIKKDGLWIPVRPLPNAFIINIGDMLEIITNGIYSSVEHRATVNSEKERLSIATFYNPALDAIIGPAPSLVTPETPAAFKRIAAGEYFKGYLSQELRGKSFLDSIRIPTGK from the exons ATGGAAGCAGCATCTGGTTTAGTTCCCTCTGTGCAGGAAATAGCAAAGGAGGCATTAGCACAAGTTCCACACCGTTATGTTCGTCATCAGCATGACCGTCCAATCTTCACCACCTCCACTAATCCTCATGATTTGCCTCAAGTTCCAGTCATTGACATGGCCAAATTGTTGTCACAACATCACAGGGAACCTGAACTGCAGAAACTGCACTATGCTTGCAAAGACTGGGGATTCTTTCAG ctgATTAATCACGGAGTGGACACTTCATTATTGGAGAATGTGAAGAAAGGTGCTCAAGATTTCTTCAATCAGCCAGTGGAAGAGAAGAGGAGGTTTGGGCAGATAGATGGAGATGTGCAGGGATATGGTCAGGCCTTTGTAGTCTCTGATGAACAGAAACTAGACTGGGCTGACATGTTCTTCATGTTCACCCTGCCACATCAGATCAGAAAGCCCCACTTGTTCCCAAAGATTCCCCTACCATTCAG AGATTATTTGGAAGACTATTGCGGAGAAATGGAAAAGCTTGCAGTGAAAATGCTTGGCCTTATGGCTGATGATCTTTCTATAGACCCCATGGAAATAAGGGACATGTTAGGTGAAGCTGAGCAATCACTAAGGATGAACTATTACCCGCCGTGTCCGCAGCCGGAGCTTGCGATGGGACTGAGTTCTCATTCTGATGGTGGTGGCCTCACCATACTTCTTCAAGCCAATCAAGTTGAAGGCCTCCAAATTAAAAAAGATGGACTCTGGATTCCTGTGAGGCCCCTGCCTAATGCATTCATTATTAACATTGGGGACATGTTGGAG ATCATAACGAATGGAATCTATAGCAGTGTTGAACATCGAGCAACGGTTAACTCAGAAAAGGAGAGGCTTTCCATAGCAACATTTTACAACCCTGCTTTAGATGCTATTATTGGTCCTGCACCAAGCCTTGTTACTCCTGAAACACCGGCAGCGTTCAAGAGAATCGCCGCCGGGGAGTACTTCAAAGGATACCTCTCACAAGAACTGCGTGGGAAATCATTCCTTGATAGCATTAGGATCCCAACTGGAAAGTGA